A genomic segment from Nymphalis io chromosome 7, ilAglIoxx1.1, whole genome shotgun sequence encodes:
- the LOC126769793 gene encoding cuticle protein 16.5-like: MSQKEAAERERGIVVCVFVACAAADNVRQKRGYLSGLHSSNGLSNGGSNGYSYSAPASSYSAPADSYSVPAISYSAPAISYSAPSVSYSVPAASHSAPAISYSAPAVSYSAPAVSYSAPTTSYAPSASIGYSAHAPSISYSAPASAISYSAPAVRYAASAPALGYSSAPALSYSAPSIGYSAPAAGLSYSANPASSYSAPAIRYAAPAVSYSAPADRVVTVKKIVNVKKVINVPRIINVQKVVTVPQVITVKKLVPAGGYSSGVSNGLGARYASGYGSGHGSGW; this comes from the exons atgtcgcagaaggaggccgcggagcgggagcgtgga ATAGTGGTTTGTGTATTTGTGGCATGCGCTGCGGCTGACAACGTTCGCCAGAAGCGCGGTTACCTTAGCGGCCTTCACTCCTCTAACGGATTATCTAATGGTGGTTCAAATGGGTACAGCTACTCTGCACCCGCATCGAGCTACTCCGCACCCGCTGACAGCTACTCTGTACCTGCAATTAGTTACTCCGCGCCTGCAATAAGTTACTCCGCACCTTCTGTCAGTTACTCCGTCCCCGCAGCAAGTCACTCCGCACCTGCAATTAGTTATTCCGCACCCGCAGTCAGCTACTCAGCCCCTGCTGTGAGCTACTCTGCACCCACTACCTCCTACGCGCCCTCAGCGTCAATTGGATACTCAGCACACGCCCCGTCTATTAGTTACTCAGCACCAGCATCTGCTATAAGTTATTCAGCACCCGCAGTCCGCTACGCTGCCTCCGCACCCGCCCTCGGCTATTCGTCAGCCCCGGCATTAAGTTACTCGGCTCCTAGTATTGGCTACTCCGCACCAGCGGCTGGCCTCAGCTATTCAGCTAACCCCGCATCAAGCTACTCCGCTCCAGCCATCAGATATGCAGCCCCTGCTGTATCATACTCGGCACCAGCAGACCGTGTCGttactgttaaaaaaattgtaaacgtTAAGAAAGTCATCAACGTTCCCCGAATTATAAATGTACAGAAAGTGGTCACCGTTCCCCAAGTGATCACGGTAAAGAAATTAGTACCAGCTGGTGGCTACTCCTCCGGCGTCTCCAACGGGCTTGGCGCTCGCTACGCCAGTGGGTATGGCTCGGGCCACGGCAGCGGCTGGTAA
- the LOC126769539 gene encoding keratin-associated protein 6-2-like gives MKAFIVVCALVACVAAGSEKREKRGFLSGVHSYSGGISGGYLGGYSSGYSGGHGGYGGYSGYSGYSAPAISYAAPAAKVVTVNKVVNTQRVIDVPQVVNVRKVVSVPQVVSVNKVVAAPSYSGYSSGLYGNSYGSGYSSGYGYGSGYSSGYGSGSGYGSGYGSGYGSGYGLGYSSGW, from the exons ATGAAAGCCTTC ATCGTTGTATGCGCTCTCGTGGCCTGCGTCGCCGCCGGCAGTGAGAAGCGTGAGAAGCGTGGCTTCCTCAGCGGCGTCCACTCGTACAGCGGTGGCATCAGCGGGGGTTATCTCGGAGGATACAGCAGTGGCTACAGTGGTGGCCACGGAGGCTATGGTGGATACAGCGGCTACTCGGGCTACTCTGCACCCGCTATCAGCTACGCCGCACCCGCTGCCAAGGTCGTGACCGTCAACAAAGTAGTCAACACTCAACGCGTCATCGACGTCCCGCAAGTCGTGAACGTGCGCAAAGTGGTGTCTGTGCCTCAAGTAGTATCCGTGAACAAGGTGGTGGCCGCTCCCAGCTACAGCGGTTACAGCAGCGGTCTGTACGGTAACAGCTACGGATCCGGTTACAGTTCGGGATACGGCTATGGCTCCGGCTATAGCTCCGGTTACGGCTCCGGCTCCGGCTATGGCTCCGGCTACGGCTCCGGTTACGGCTCCGGCTACGGCTTGGGCTACTCAAGCGGTTGGTGA